The following are encoded in a window of Alosa sapidissima isolate fAloSap1 chromosome 10, fAloSap1.pri, whole genome shotgun sequence genomic DNA:
- the upk1a gene encoding uroplakin-1a, which translates to MADGGTCFMIFLILLNTFGAAASLALFALAIWVAVDGYELYPISGVSGKDDIFAGAWIAIFTGFAFFCTTVFGILAVVKNSRLLVLLYLILMFIIFIFECASCITAATHRDYLVGNSNLVKKQMLKYYADDSFAGQQITVTWNRMMREVECCGADRPQDWIDYNSTFRMTYGTTYPWPQQCCKRLSSFEVADVEGCKAGLASTLFTKGCFDHIESVFSRYTWAVSWYGFSVLMFMFWLMLLTMGYYLKI; encoded by the exons ATGGCGGATGGAGGAACTTGTTTCATGATCTTTCTCATTCTTCTAAATACGTTTGGGGCA GCAGCAAGCCTGGCTCTTTTTGCCCTGGCCATTTGGGTGGCAGTGGATGGATATGAGTTGTATCCCATATCAGGGGTCTCTGGAAAGGACGATATTTTTGCCGGAGCTTGGATAGCAATTTTCACGGGCTTCGCTTTCTTCTGCACTACTGTCTTTGGCATCTTGGCCGTAGTGAAGAACAGCCGTCTACTCGTCCTGCTG TACCTGATATTGATGTTTATAATCTTCATCTTTGAATGTGCATCCTGCATCACAGCAGCAACCCACAGAGACTAT CTGGTGGGCAACAGCAACCTAGTGAAGAAACAGATGCTGAAATATTACGCTGATGACAGTTTTGCAGGACAACAGATCACAGTGACCTGGAACAGGATGATGCGTGAG GTTGAATGCTGTGGAGCAGACCGTCCACAGGATTGGATAGATTATAATTCCACATTTAGGATGACATACGGCACGACGTACCCATGGCCCCAGCAGTGCTGCAAGAGACTCAGCAGTTTTGAGGTGGCAGACGTGGAGGGCTGCAAGGCAGGGCTGGCCAGCACCCTCTTCACCAAG GGCTGTTTTGATCACATTGAGTCGGTGTTTAGTCGGTACACCTGGGCTGTGAGCTGGTACGGCTTCTCGGTCCTCATGTTCATG TTCTGGTTAATGCTGCTGACCATGGGGTACTATCTAAAGATTTGA
- the zmp:0000000951 gene encoding interferon-inducible GTPase 5 isoform X2: MLRKVKKEEIEQISAFLPSKALTNHPARLLSILNAMEDIRLDVGVLGTTGCGSSSFINALLGLKSGDEGAAPTGVTETTLEPVAYQYPQFPNVVLWDLPGMGRVGGFNSPFHLKPSEADPLTTALRPSCDVYVLLSPVRLSMDCVSLLHHISATGTQCYLVLSKADQVDEERVSEVKRWSEEVLSKLGYQLMVYAVCALQPERMDFCKLTETLHLSISCHKRKAMAQHVAQLLEKEIFNKKTELCKTM, encoded by the exons ATGCTAA GGAAGGTAAAGAAGGAGGAAATAGAACAGATCTCTGCATTTCTGCCGTCCAAGGCTCTGACCAACCATCCTGCCAGGCTTCTGAGTATCCTGAACGCCATGGAGGACATCCGTCTGGATGTGGGAGTCCTGGGCACCACCGGCTGTGGAAGCTCCAGCTTCATCAATGCCCTTCTAGGGCTGAAGAGCGGAGATGAAGGAGCAGCACCAACAGGTGTCACTGAAACCACCCTCGAGCCTGTGGCATACCAATACCCACAATTCCCCAACGTGGTCCTCTGGGACCTCCCAGGGATGGGCAGGGTTGGTGGGTTCAACTCCCCCTTTCATCTGAAGCCCAGTGAGGCTGATCCCCTGACCACTGCGCTGCGTCCCTCCTGTGATGTCTACGTCCTTCTGTCTCCTGTCCGACTCAGCATGGACTGTGTGAGCTTGCTGCACCATATCTCAGCCACAGGAACACAGTGCTACCTGGTCCTGTCCAAGGctgatcaggttgatgaggagAGAGTTAGTGAAGTAAAGAGGTGGAGTGAAGAGGTTTTGTCAAAGTTGGGTTACCAGCTGATGGTTTATGCCGTCTGTGCACTGCAGCCAGAGAGGATGGACTTTTGTAAACTGACAGAGACACTACATCTCTCCATATCCTGTCACAAGAGGAAGGCCATGGCCCAGCATGTTGCACAATTATTAGAGAAGGAAATCTTTAACAAGAAAACAGAGCTCTGTAAAACAATGTAA
- the zmp:0000000951 gene encoding interferon-inducible GTPase 5 isoform X1, translating into MRERKLEMQRRRKEREATGTQVSQEPNRLVGMTEIGELLLSLLPDMRKQAFCQFILDASKELRVPKILRNNAKSTILPALDTGKVKKEEIEQISAFLPSKALTNHPARLLSILNAMEDIRLDVGVLGTTGCGSSSFINALLGLKSGDEGAAPTGVTETTLEPVAYQYPQFPNVVLWDLPGMGRVGGFNSPFHLKPSEADPLTTALRPSCDVYVLLSPVRLSMDCVSLLHHISATGTQCYLVLSKADQVDEERVSEVKRWSEEVLSKLGYQLMVYAVCALQPERMDFCKLTETLHLSISCHKRKAMAQHVAQLLEKEIFNKKTELCKTM; encoded by the exons ATGAGAGAGCGTAAATTAGAAATGCAGCGCaggaggaaggaaagagaggcgACAGGGACACAGGTCAGCCAAGAACCAAACAGGCTAGTAGGCATGACGGAGATTGGTGAgcttctcctctccttgctTCCAGACATGAGGAAGCAGGCTTTTTGTCAGTTTATACTAGATGCTTCCAAAGAACTCAGAGTGCCAAAAATACTGAGAAATAATGCTAA GTCTACAATCTTACCTGCCCTTGATACAGGGAAGGTAAAGAAGGAGGAAATAGAACAGATCTCTGCATTTCTGCCGTCCAAGGCTCTGACCAACCATCCTGCCAGGCTTCTGAGTATCCTGAACGCCATGGAGGACATCCGTCTGGATGTGGGAGTCCTGGGCACCACCGGCTGTGGAAGCTCCAGCTTCATCAATGCCCTTCTAGGGCTGAAGAGCGGAGATGAAGGAGCAGCACCAACAGGTGTCACTGAAACCACCCTCGAGCCTGTGGCATACCAATACCCACAATTCCCCAACGTGGTCCTCTGGGACCTCCCAGGGATGGGCAGGGTTGGTGGGTTCAACTCCCCCTTTCATCTGAAGCCCAGTGAGGCTGATCCCCTGACCACTGCGCTGCGTCCCTCCTGTGATGTCTACGTCCTTCTGTCTCCTGTCCGACTCAGCATGGACTGTGTGAGCTTGCTGCACCATATCTCAGCCACAGGAACACAGTGCTACCTGGTCCTGTCCAAGGctgatcaggttgatgaggagAGAGTTAGTGAAGTAAAGAGGTGGAGTGAAGAGGTTTTGTCAAAGTTGGGTTACCAGCTGATGGTTTATGCCGTCTGTGCACTGCAGCCAGAGAGGATGGACTTTTGTAAACTGACAGAGACACTACATCTCTCCATATCCTGTCACAAGAGGAAGGCCATGGCCCAGCATGTTGCACAATTATTAGAGAAGGAAATCTTTAACAAGAAAACAGAGCTCTGTAAAACAATGTAA